The sequence below is a genomic window from Coffea arabica cultivar ET-39 chromosome 8e, Coffea Arabica ET-39 HiFi, whole genome shotgun sequence.
ATGATTGTCATTTATATCTGgatcttttattttgtttgattttgatGGTTAATATCAACAGCATTGCGTCTTGGGTTGCCGTTTGTTCCCAGTTACCTTGGGCAAGGTGGTTCTATTGAGGATATGATGAAAGGAGTGAATTATGCATCTGCTGGTGCTGGGATAATTTTCTCCAGTGGTTCTGAATTGGTAAGATATTTCCGCCTGTAGTTGTTTTTTGGTTTTACACAGATCatatttggttgtaaattgtTTATTTTATCGGTCAAGAAGTGTCGATAATTAATCAGCTGTAGTACAAGGACTCGGTTGCTGCTAAAGATGAAAATGATAATATGTCAAGATCCTAGTTAACTTGGCTGTTTATTGAGATGATAGGAAATGACGATTTTGGAGTTTTTCTGCTTTTGATGTTAAAACTGATCAGTTCTATTAGTCCTTTGATGCTTTTGACACTTAAATAGAATCTGATGATGAAGCATTTGTTACCTGATACGATTACCCTATTTCCCTGCTTGTTACTTTGATTATGGTCAAATTCATGCAGGGTCAACATATTTCTCTGACACAGCAAATTCAGCAAGTTTATGACACAAACCAACAGTTCATACTGAACATTGGTGAGGATGCAACAGCTGATCTGATGTCAAGATCTATATTTTACATATCGATTGGCAGCAATGACTACATACATTACTATCTTCGTAATGTGTCTAATGTGCAATCTGCGTACCTACCTTGGGGTTTCAACCAGTTCTTAGCAGATACAATGAAGGAGGAAATTAAGGTGATTATTTTGCTTCATCATTTTATGGCCTTGTGTTTACACAGCAACTAAGAAAATATCTCCACAAGAAACATGTCCTCTTCATCTGCAATGCTTCACAAAAACAGAACTTTCTTGGCCCCTGCATCCCTGGGTCCAAAAAATATCAGGAGTTGCCTTCCCCTTTTTGGTTAATTGGTATAGATACTAAAATTTCCCTGCAATTCATGTCCTTTAGGAGTATAtagttggaatttttttttctttttgttttaaatATACTGTTGTAGTCCCCTGGTAAAATGTTGAGCAAGCATCTCTTTCACAAGGTGTTCAGTTGTTATTGTTCTTTCTTCCCAATTGAGCATTTTCAGTGTGACACATTGCTTAAGCTTTCTTCAGAATTCATCTAAGGCATAATGTTTGAACAGAATTTGTACACTGCAAACGTCAGAAAAGTGGTTGTGATGGGACTCGCCCCTTTGGGATGTGCTCCTTACTATCTGTGGATGTATGGCAGCAAACATGGGAGGTGTATTGAGAAGATAAATGACATGATAATGGAGTTTAACTATGCTATGAGATACATGGTAGATGAACTAAATCAGGAGCTCATGGACTCCAACATAATCTTCTGTGATGCATTTGAAGCTTCAATGGACATAATCAAGAATCATGACCATTATGGTGAGATCTTATGGTTTCACAATGATCAATTCATTTGAACTGGTAGCATTTTGTCTTATGCCATCACTTTTTGTGCTGTCCCAGGTTTCAATGTTACTGCAAATGCTTGCTGTGGTTTAGGGAAATATAAGGGTTGGATAACATGCCTTACTCCTGAAATGGCATGCAGTAATGCTTCAAATCACATTTGGTGGGACCAATTTCATCCAACAGATGCAGTAAATGCTATTTTGGCTGACAATGTATGGTCCGGTTTGCATACCAATATATGCTACCCCATGAACTTGAAGGACATGATTGCTCAGAAGCAAAATGATTAGACATGGAAGCGCAGCAATTGACAAACTCTCCATGCATTAGACGGGAATTTTGTTTTGCTTCTGAGATCCTGTCAAACGTATTTTGTAGCGTACTTGGTTGATTTTGAAGCAACGTCAAACACTGATAAGGTAGATTTCAGTataaacttttttgtttttccatttgATGCCTTGGTGGATATAACATGATTTTCCTCTTAGAAGCACTTCCTAGTCTCAGTTTGCTTCTTGATTTATCCCTCAATTATATTATCGTACATGCAGAATGGAAAGGCTTTAAATGTTGATCTTTCCTGTAGGCAGAAAGAAATAGATGTAAATTCAGGTTAGTTGAGTGATGAATAAGTGAACCAAAACACCATCTTAAAAGGTTTCACATCGTACTTTAACTGCAACTTTACGTCAAACTTATTCTACATAAACACTTCATCTGTTCAGTGTTCAAAGGGATGTGTTTTGTCATCCTTTAATTACTCTCTGCATCATTTAACAAGTCTAATTGGTCATAACATCCTCAAAACGCCTTGGTAATCCCATCTTCCGGCTCAGATTTCAGCACAAAACTAGGAAATGCTGTAGTTATGTCCCTGCAAATAGAGGgagggggggaaaaaaaagaagtaatttGTCTTCTGAAAGGAAAAAACTAGGAcaactaataattttttattggaTCAAGTAGTCATACCATTTTCAGGAAAATAAGCCTATTTATTCTGTCCAAAGAATTTCAATTGTCTGCAATTTCAAATGCTTTTTAATCTTTCCACCAAGTCAACTATAGACTTAAAGCAATTTGATTGACTAAGTTGAAGCATGGGGAAGAGGTGAATAACCAACAGCATATTTACCTCTATTATGAATTTAAACTAGTGTGCTCTAAGTCAAACAATCTCCTTGCTTGCATTGAGTGCTGAATAAGTTTGCTTTTCGAGTATTTACACCTATGAGATGGTAAAATTTTCAAGAGGGCTTAAGCTAGTCCATGCGGAAGTAGCATTCCAGGACTTTGCAACTGAATGAATAAGAGAGATTTACTTCAGGTATGGAATTGTCATGTTCTTTAGTAAGGATGGATTCCGGGCAGCAAAATCCTTAAATTCTTCCGTGTCAATCTTTCCGTCTCTCTTTGAATCAGCTTCTTCAAATGTCTTCACAAAACCGTACTATATAAGGCAGGGAATACTCCTAAAAAGGTAAAACAGACTCTAGATTTAGAACTTAAATTCTATTTATACCTTGCTGATTATGAGTTCAACAGTATCATCGGACAGCGTCAAATCTGACTCATCTAGGAATGCCAAAATCATCTCCTTGACCTAATATGGAATGAGAGAGGAGCATGCATGACCACTTAAATGTCTTAAGCTCTGAAACTTCATGAATCATGAAGACATCCCTGTGCTTCAAAAGATTTTGTCACAATCGCCTTTTGTGTGTAAAATGTTTTGCTTGTCCATCCATCCGCAGCAGAAGTGCAGGTTGGGAGAACTGAATTTCACAATTGTAATATTTGACTTACCTCCTCAGTTTCTATAAATCCTGTCTGCCAAATGTCATATAGTCTGAATGCAACTGCATCACAGAAAAAGTTTTAATGCAACCTCAAGCCTGCATAATTTTCTATTTGCATTCAAAATGTACTACTTGTAGAGGATGAATTTCCATACAAGCAACTTTTTCGGCTTCAGGTGTGTCGGGGTGAAAGATGCTCAAAGATCGGACAAACTCACCAAAATCTATCACTCCATCACTCTTGTAGTCAAATAAATTGAACATCTGCAGAGGTTGACAGAGATAAAACATCATAATGATACGGATGATGGAATAATAGAGAGAGATAATAGCTAAAACTGGGATTTGTGAATAACATTCATTATGCTGCATATTCCATCAACAAACAGCATAAAGCTGGCTCACCCTATCTGCAAAGAATGACTGCTTCTTGCTATTTTGAACCAATCCGAGCTGAAACTCTTCCTGCACCGTCGACACCAAAGCTAATACTTATGAACAAGTGCTGAAAAGTGGTACTGCATTTTTAAGTTGCTGATTGAAACATCAGCAGTAATCTTTTGCAGTAGTAGTAATTATGAAACACGCAGAACAAGTGATAAAACCTACTCTGCTGATAAATCCATCATCAGTTATAGAGCTGCTTAATTTCTTGAACAACTTGTACAACAGTTTCACCTCCCTCACAGTAACTGCAGCCATGTGTAGTAAATTGAAGAAGATGAAATGTGTATAATAACCTCCTAAAAGAGAGGTGGCGTTCTAGCTCACTCACAATGTGTTTCAGATGCAAGAACAGATGGATCTTCATGATATACCTGATGCCGCTGCTTCATACACCAATTACCCATGTAGAAAGCTATATACTTGTATTTTTAGTTACTATGCGAAATACTACAGAGATTCATTAGGACATGTATGTATCTAAAACCAAGCAGTACACGAAAAAAGTTTGTAAGTATTGCCATATTCTTATCAATTGCTCATAACTACACAGCATTAATCTCCAACACTGAAGTCAATTATATATGCGAAGAAGTTAGATGCAATGGTGTGAATGGATACCACAGTCCCAAGGAGTTCTCTTTCTAAAAAAAtccacgaaaaataaaaaaaggcaaCGGTTTATACTCTTTTCC
It includes:
- the LOC113702835 gene encoding calcineurin B-like protein 7 isoform X2, with translation MGNWCMKQRHQVYHEDPSVLASETHFTVREVKLLYKLFKKLSSSITDDGFISREEFQLGLVQNSKKQSFFADRMFNLFDYKSDGVIDFGEFVRSLSIFHPDTPEAEKVAFAFRLYDIWQTGFIETEEVKEMILAFLDESDLTLSDDTVELIISKTFEEADSKRDGKIDTEEFKDFAARNPSLLKNMTIPYLKDITTAFPSFVLKSEPEDGITKAF
- the LOC113702835 gene encoding calcineurin B-like protein 7 isoform X1, giving the protein MGNWCMKQRHQVYHEDPSVLASETHFTVREVKLLYKLFKKLSSSITDDGFISREEFQLGLVQNSKKQSFFADRMFNLFDYKSDGVIDFGEFVRSLSIFHPDTPEAEKVAFAFRLYDIWQTGFIETEEVKEMILAFLDESDLTLSDDTVELIISKTFEEADSKRDGKIDTEEFKDFAARNPSLLKNMTIPYLKCKYSKSKLIQHSMQARRLFDLEHTSLNS
- the LOC113702834 gene encoding GDSL esterase/lipase At5g08460-like isoform X2, whose amino-acid sequence is MESIRELCRILILIFIFYLTSTAITAQGFNHKHDANPNLIKMLDTISPSQPRNVTFHLPPDPQISPTKVPALFVIGDSSVDCGTNNFLGTFARADRLPYGKDFDTHQPTGRFCNGRIPVDYIALRLGLPFVPSYLGQGGSIEDMMKGVNYASAGAGIIFSSGSELQIQQVYDTNQQFILNIGEDATADLMSRSIFYISIGSNDYIHYYLRNVSNVQSAYLPWGFNQFLADTMKEEIKNLYTANVRKVVVMGLAPLGCAPYYLWMYGSKHGRCIEKINDMIMEFNYAMRYMVDELNQELMDSNIIFCDAFEASMDIIKNHDHYGFNVTANACCGLGKYKGWITCLTPEMACSNASNHIWWDQFHPTDAVNAILADNVWSGLHTNICYPMNLKDMIAQKQND
- the LOC113702834 gene encoding GDSL esterase/lipase At5g08460-like isoform X1 — its product is MESIRELCRILILIFIFYLTSTAITAQGFNHKHDANPNLIKMLDTISPSQPRNVTFHLPPDPQISPTKVPALFVIGDSSVDCGTNNFLGTFARADRLPYGKDFDTHQPTGRFCNGRIPVDYIALRLGLPFVPSYLGQGGSIEDMMKGVNYASAGAGIIFSSGSELGQHISLTQQIQQVYDTNQQFILNIGEDATADLMSRSIFYISIGSNDYIHYYLRNVSNVQSAYLPWGFNQFLADTMKEEIKNLYTANVRKVVVMGLAPLGCAPYYLWMYGSKHGRCIEKINDMIMEFNYAMRYMVDELNQELMDSNIIFCDAFEASMDIIKNHDHYGFNVTANACCGLGKYKGWITCLTPEMACSNASNHIWWDQFHPTDAVNAILADNVWSGLHTNICYPMNLKDMIAQKQND